The following nucleotide sequence is from Microcaecilia unicolor unplaced genomic scaffold, aMicUni1.1, whole genome shotgun sequence.
aagtagggtatgcacaaaaagtagtacacatgagttgtcttgttgggcagactggatggaccatgcaggtctttttctgccgtcatctactatgttactatgttttgtctGGCTTTATATATGGGAAgatatttgttcttttttttttttgtctggttgTTGGGAAACGATTTAGAAgttgtgttttatgtttttatcttAGCTGTGCTCAAGGGTGCTGTCAAGTGTTTTGTATATTGAAACTACATTGGAAATGTTTTTCAAGAAGCAAGATATAAACATCATATTAAATTAAACATGAAGCTGACAGAGGAGGGTAAAAGAAGTAGAAATGGAAGGGTGGGGGCGAGTTGATATGGTAGAAGAGGCTGAAAACAGGAGTTAGGAAACTCAGGCCGGCACTGAAAGCAGGAAAGCTTGGGGGGAGTCAGGCTGGCACTGGATAAAGTCTGATTTATGGTTACTAAAAATTATTTAATGTCTGTTTTCATATCCAGCAGAAAATGAAGTGACAGAGGAAGAAGTGAAGGAGACAAATAGAGAAGGACGTCCTTTAAAATGGAAACTGCGCCCAAGACGTGTCAGTATTTCCcaagggacagagaggggagaaTCTGGCAGAAGTCGGCAGGAATCACAGAGGAAGCAGAGAGACCGTGCAGGAGACTCGCCAGATGGAGTCACTGAGTGTGAAAGAAGTGACAGAGAGCTCACAAACATCCCTGAGCGTCAGAGACACCCGAGAGCAGACATACCCTCCCgaaataataacagtgagcaaaCGACCTCTAACTTCCATCACAGAGAGGGGAAACGGAGGGAATGTCTTGGAACAGAGAGGACAGACCCCTTAGAAGGGTTTTCTAGGTCTCATGAATGCACTGAATGTGGAAGAGGCTTCCTGTCTAAGGATTCACTCACAGGTCACCTGaaaacacacacagcagcagcaacaacaacaacatctgGAGACGTTACCCCTGAAAGCTCTTTGGTCTCTCTTTCATGTGCTGAATGTGGTAAATGTTTCAATAATAACCTTTCCCTAAGAACACATCTgaaaatccacacaggtgagagaGCATTTAAATGCACTGAATGTGGAAAAGGCTTTCTTGGGAAATCAAACCTAGTGAAACATTTTAGAATCCATACTGGTGAAAAACGCTTTCCATGTACTGAATGTGGGAAATGTTTCAGTCGGAAGCATTCCCTGAGAACtcaccagaaaatccacacaggtgaCAGATCATTTCAATGCACTGAATGTGGAAAAGGCTTTCTTTGGAAATCAAACCTAGTGAAACATtttagaatccacactggagaaaaacgcTTTTCGTGTACTGAATGTGGGAAACGTTTCACTCACAAGTCTTCTCTGAGAAATCACCaaaaaatccacacaggtgagagacCATTTCAGTGTACTAAATGTAAAAAAGGCTTTGCTTCGAAATCGAGACTGGTTCAGCATtttagaatccacactggagagaaaCGCTTTTCATGTGCTGATTGTGGGAAATGTTTCAGTCAGAAGCATTCCCTGATAACtcaccagaaaatccacacaggcGAGAGAAAATTTCAATGCACTGAATGTGAAAAATGCTTTGCTTTGAAATCAAGACTGGTGGAACATtttagaatccacactggagaacgttttccatgtgttgagtgtgggAAACATTTCAGTCAGAAGCATTCCCTGAGAACCCACCAGAagatccacactggagaaaaacccttTCGATGTACTGAATGTGGACAACGTTTCAGTCGGAAGGATTATTTGAGAAATCACCAGAAAAAACACACGGGTGAGATGATGTTTCAATGCACTGAATGTGAgaaatgagattaaaaaaaaaactatttggagaTATAACCTTGTATGAGAAACCCTTTCAGTGTACTTTGGTTGGACACAATGAATTTGTTAGACATCAAAGAACCCACATTGGAGAAAGAGAGTTTCCATGCGCAGAATGTCATTAAAAATTTGCAAGAAAAGAAGGCCTTGAAAATCACCAGAGAAGTCACAAgggagagaaaccttttctttGCCTCTGTCTCTGACACAGATCTTTCTGTTGGTTTTTCCTCCGTTTCTCTTGTCTACCTTTTCATCACCCTATAGCTAGAATTTATTTCTCCTTCTTCCAACAGTCCTCACTCCCTCCACTTCTGCTTACCTTCCTAGTCGTCTCATTTTCACATgcagataacatgaggaaggacttagcgaagctagaggaatgatctggaattttagatttaatgctaaaaaaagtgCAGGGTCATGCATCTGGGCTGCAGAAACCTGAGGGaaaggtacagtttagggggtgaagaacgttTGTGTACGAAAGAGGACTTGgttgtgatcgtatgtgatgaatcttaaggtgaccaaacaggtagaaaggccAGCGCTGAAAGCAGGGAAGCTTGGGGAGAGAGTCAGGCTAGCACTGGATAAAGTCTGATTTCTGGTTactaaataatcctatataataaaactcaccctcaacgttctgaggacactgacgtcactgtcaggtcctccgggcacttccttccggttcgaagccttcgtggtggtgaagccaccgaaaacgcTGTATTGggggggccccgccctcgcgtcaaacgtgatgacgtcgagggcggagcaatgtcaaCAGATTGACGGTGGCgacgtgccgaggtccgcaacaacgGCGGACGAAAGCcgacggggtgagtagggagaggggggaggtccGGGCGCAACAATGTCAGCAGATTCACGGTGgcatgccgaggtccgcaacaatggcggacgaaaGCCGACGGGGtgagtacggggggggggggaggaggtccggacggaaaccgtgctagcgcccgtttcattgccgcaagaaacgggcatgttttactagtaattaatATTTGTTTTCATATCCAGCAGAAAATGAGGTGACAGAAGAAGAGGCGAAGGAGACAAATAGAGAAGAGCATCCTTTAAAATGGAAACTGCACCCAAGACAAGTCTGTGATTCCcaagggacagagaggggagaaTCTGGCAGAAGTCGGCAGGAATCACAGAGCGACCCTGCAGGAGACACGCTGAATGGAGTCACCGAGTGTGAGAGAAATGACGGGGAGCTCACAAACATCCCTGAGCACCAGAGACACCTGAGAGCAGAGATACACTCCCaaaataataacagtgagcaaaCAACCTCTGTCCTCCATCACAGAGTGGGGAAACTGAGGAAATCTCTTGGACCTGAGAGGACCGACCCCTTAGAAGGGCTTTCTAGGTCTTTTCAATGCACTGAATGTGGCAGACATTTTTCTTATAAGCATTCACTAATGGCACACCTGAAAGgacacactgcagcagcagcactggCATCTGGAGACATCACCCCAGAAACATCTTTGATCTCTTGTCTGTGTACTGAATGTGGTCGATCTTTCAGTCATATTAGTAACCTGAGAagacaccagaaaatccacacaaGAGAGAGAGCATTTCAATCCACTAAATGTGGGAAAGACTTTCTTTCAAAATCAAAAGTGGTGCAACATtttagaatccacactggagaaaaacgtTTTCCGTGTACTGAATGTGGGAAATGTTTCAGTCAGAAGCATTACCTGAAAACTCACCAGAAAATTCACACTGGTGAGAGACCATTTCAGTGCACT
It contains:
- the LOC115459392 gene encoding zinc finger protein 154-like, with amino-acid sequence MAAGLSAQKMRVTFEDIAISFTQEEWEYLNEGQKELYREVMKENYETLMFLAENEVTEEEVKETNREGRPLKWKLRPRRVSISQGTERGESGRSRQESQRKQRDRAGDSPDGVTECERSDRELTNIPERQRHPRADIPSRNNNSEQTTSNFHHREGKRRECLGTERTDPLEGFSRSHECTECGRGFLSKDSLTGHLKTHTAAATTTTSGDVTPESSLVSLSCAECGKCFNNNLSLRTHLKIHTGERAFKCTECGKGFLGKSNLVKHFRIHTGEKRFPCTECGKCFSRKHSLRTHQKIHTGDRSFQCTECGKGFLWKSNLVKHFRIHTGEKRFSCTECGKRFTHKSSLRNHQKIHTGERPFQCTKCKKGFASKSRLVQHFRIHTGEKRFSCADCGKCFSQKHSLITHQKIHTGERKFQCTECEKCFALKSRLVEHFRIHTGERFPCVECGKHFSQKHSLRTHQKIHTGEKPFRCTECGQRFSRKDYLRNHQKKHTAENEVTEEEAKETNREEHPLKWKLHPRQVCDSQGTERGESGRSRQESQSDPAGDTLNGVTECERNDGELTNIPEHQRHLRAEIHSQNNNSEQTTSVLHHRVGKLRKSLGPERTDPLEGLSRSFQCTECGRHFSYKHSLMAHLKGHTAAAALASGDITPETSLISCLCTECGRSFSHISNLRRHQKIHTRERAFQSTKCGKDFLSKSKVVQHFRIHTGEKRFPCTECGKCFSQKHYLKTHQKIHTGERPFQCTECGKGFLSKSKLIEHFRIHTGEKRFPCTECGKCFTHKHSLQNHQTIHTGEKPFRCTECGKCFSRKNYLRYHQKTHT